One Salmo salar chromosome ssa01, Ssal_v3.1, whole genome shotgun sequence DNA window includes the following coding sequences:
- the LOC106565624 gene encoding uncharacterized protein, whose protein sequence is MTLSMSPAAVCQCFTLVSLCTSIADPNWIQVRNSTDPGGKQIIYGVAFTLHAAQNLTDTGPLGGVNGWGMWLLYALAALCYTAVLLSSSSFLLDFLGTGMSHPRLVVSLHISTVLFLMSVLGVCGACLYVISGNLQEGKFGLLWDWVEGWTWPGSGSWSPRPGTRSQGGAAGMQAYPGESFYIAILGLLFSCLASVISLSCPGDPTSTQSDYTAVVEGDDSDTEPLTPREQGVGQSDGDNRGEEWAGEVVPELNQVEVGGGGDC, encoded by the exons ATGACTCTGAGCATGTCTCCGGCTGCGGTTTGCCAGTGCTTTACTTTGGTATCCCTGTGCACGTCCATCGCTGACCCCAACTGGATCCAGGTCAGGAACAGTACTGACCCCGGAGGCAAACAAATCATCTATGGAGTGGCCTTCACACTGCACGCTGCCCAGAACCTCACTGACACAG GTCCTCTGGGTGGTGTTAACGGGTGGGGGATGTGGCTGCTCTATGCCCTGGCGGCTCTGTGCTACACTGCTGTCCtgctctccagctcctccttcttATTGGACTTCTTGGGGACTGGGATGTCCCACCCTCGACTGGTGGTGTCACTCCACATCTCCACAG TCCTTTTCCTAATGTCCGTGCTGGGAGTGTGTGGGGCTTGCCTGTACGTCATCAGCGGCAACCTTCAGGAGGGCAAATTTGGGCTACTGTGGGACTGGGTAGAGGGCTGGACCTGGCCCGGGTCTGGGTCTTGGTCTCCTAGGCCTGGCACCAGAAGCCAAGGAGGTGCAGCGGGGATGCAGGCTTACCCAGGGGAGAGCTTCTACATTGCCATTCTGGGCCTACTTTTTTCCTGCCTGGCTTCCGTGATCAGCCTGAGTTGCCCGGGGGACCCCACCTCCACCCAGAGTGACTACACAGCCGTGGTGGAAGGGGACGACAGTGACACAGAGCCCCTCACCCCCAGGGAACAGGGAGTGGGGCAGTCTGACGGAGACAACAGGGGGGA